Below is a window of Lacibacter sp. H407 DNA.
AAATAGTTTGACGGTCTAAGGGCCGCACCGACCAGCTTAACCTTTCTTTCCTTTGAGGATTTGTGTCTTAGTGGCAATATAATTTGAACGAAGTAATCTGGCAAGTCTTTTCGTATGCTAGCTTTTGTATTGGCTCGCAGAGCTAGAAGCTGGCAGCTCGCAGCTTTCCGCCGGCTTTATAGAACTGCTCAATCATTTTCACACTATGAATCCCCTCTTCCCCCGACACATAATTCCTCTGCTTTCCTGCGATCACCCGTATAAACGCATCATACACCCTCGCATGATTATTCATCGATCCCTGGTACCCTTTGTATTGATTGGCATCATTACCAGCAGTAAGTTTCGCCACATCAATCAAAACCGGTTCCTGATACTCGATCGTATTCAAATATGACCCACCGATCTTGATTGTTGCTTTCTCTGCAAGGATTGTGATTGAACCTTCGTAATTTTTATTCTTTGTATTTGTGCTGTAATGGAGTGTACCCGGCACTCCGGTGTTGGTAACAAACGAAAACACACCGGTATCTTCTACCTCGATCAATAGTTGATGCGCCACGTTAGCGGTGAACCCTTTTACAGTTTTTACCTCACCAAAAAACCAATACAACAGATCAATAAAATGACTGAACTGTGTAAACAATACGCCACCATCCAAGGCTTTTGTTCCCCGCCAATCTGATTGTTGGTAGTACTTCGCACCACGTTTCCAGAAACAATTCACTTGTATACTGTAAATTTTTCCGAGTTTATTTTTAGCAAGCAGGTTCTTAACAGCAGCTACAGGTGGGTTCAAGCGATTCTGCTTTACGATCAGCAAATGTTTTTTTGCTTTAGCAGCAGCATTGATCATCCGCTTACAATCAACCGATGAAATCGCCATTGGCTTTTCACACAACACATGCACCCCCGCTTTCAATCCGCTGATGCTATGTGTTGCATGCAAACCATTGGGTGTGCAAACAAGTAATGCTTCCGCTTCTTCGTTTTTCAACATTTCTTTTATCGATGTGTAGCCATAACAATTATATTTCGCTGAAAATGCCTTCGCCTTTGTTTCATTAATATCACACACTGCAACGAGCACGCCCTTTTCTGCGGCCAATGCTGCATGACGCTGTCCGATGGTTCCACATCCGACCAATAAAAAACGAGTGTGCTTCATTCTTTTTTCTCTGCTCATGAATAACAATTCTGGCTCAAAAAAATCAACATAATGAACATGAGATGATCGTGAAAGCACTGCTGCTATTCACTACAGTATTACAACTGCTAAATCAAGGCTTCCGCCGAAACATGGGAGTGGTAATATGTTTCGGCTTGACTTTTTGTTTCTTTTGTGTCAAGACAAAAGAAAGATGAATGTGCAGGGCACATCATGATTCCAAAATACGCTTCAAGCGTTCTTTAAATTTCTCAAATGAAAAATACGTTAGCATGTTTTGCTGTACTTCTCTTGAATGATGTTCTGTTGTTAAAACGTTCACTAACGCCGCAGTCAATTCATCGGAACTATCCGGATCAATCAACGTCCCCAATTTCCCAAACTGCAACGCCTCCGTACTCCCATCCTTATTCCCTGCAATCACAGACAATCCACACCCCATGGCTTCTAAATACACAATTCCAAACCCTTCGCCTTTACTGGGCATCACAAATACATCAGCCAATAAATAATGATCGGTCACTTCTACATCAGCAATAAACCCCGGCATGATCACCTTGTCCGCTAATCCAAG
It encodes the following:
- a CDS encoding Gfo/Idh/MocA family protein; the protein is MSREKRMKHTRFLLVGCGTIGQRHAALAAEKGVLVAVCDINETKAKAFSAKYNCYGYTSIKEMLKNEEAEALLVCTPNGLHATHSISGLKAGVHVLCEKPMAISSVDCKRMINAAAKAKKHLLIVKQNRLNPPVAAVKNLLAKNKLGKIYSIQVNCFWKRGAKYYQQSDWRGTKALDGGVLFTQFSHFIDLLYWFFGEVKTVKGFTANVAHQLLIEVEDTGVFSFVTNTGVPGTLHYSTNTKNKNYEGSITILAEKATIKIGGSYLNTIEYQEPVLIDVAKLTAGNDANQYKGYQGSMNNHARVYDAFIRVIAGKQRNYVSGEEGIHSVKMIEQFYKAGGKLRAASF